The DNA window CGGCCTTCGCAGGTCTTCAAAAAGCTGTTTGTCGCCGGCAAAGCCGACGAACAGGCGCGGCAGATGCAAGCCCTCCGCGACGGACAAAGCGTGCTCGACGCAGTGATGGATAAAACCCGCCAGCTCGGCGCGAAGTTGAGCGGACGCGATCGTGAGAAGCTGGCCCAGTACTACGAATCCGTGCGTGAAGCAGAACGTCGCCTGTCCCGCGCCGAAGCCTGGGAGCACAAGCCGAAGCCCGTGGTCGATGTCAAGCCGCCTGTCGATGAGCCCGACAACAAAAAGATGCTCGAGCAGACGCGGCTGATGTACGACGTGATGCATCTGGCCCTGGACACCGATTCCACCCGGTTCATGACCTACAACATTGCCGGCATGAACGCCGTGCCCGTCATCCCTGGCGTGGATTCCGATTACCACAACCTGTCGCATCATGGGAAAGACCCGGCCAAAATCGAGCAGCTGACGATCGTCGAACGGTCGCTTTTTGCCGAACTGGGCCGCTTCCTGAAAAAACTGAAAGAAAGCGAAGAGACCGCCGGCACGCTGTTGGACGAAACGATGGTGATGTTCGGCTCCAACCTGGGCAACGCCAGCAGCCACGACACCAGTAACATGCCGATCCTGCTGGCTGGCGGCGGCTTCCAGCATGGCCAGCATCTGGCGTTTGATCACGACAACAACTACCCGCTGCCCAACCTGTTCATCAACATGCTGCAGCGACTGGGGCTGGAAACCGATGCCTTTGGCACGGCCACCGGAACGATGCGCGACTTCGCGTAGGATCGCGAGGAGAATGACTGCGCGATATTTTTATCGTTTTGCACCAAAGCAGGCGCAGAAAGTCGACTTTCGCTCCGCGAAAGTACGCGTTCTTTCACGGAGTGAAAGACGACTGTCAGACGCCGTTTCTTCCTCGAAGCGTGTCATCAGTATCTGGCAGTAAATAACGACGCAGTTCAGACGCCGTTCTCGAATCGTGCTGAACGCGACTTCCAATTAGCCGTTTTGGCGATAGCCACGGTTAACGAAAAGGAACAGCGGCTCGCGCGAAAATGGCCAAACCTGAAATTGAAACTTGACGCACCACTACCTCATCACACGGAATCACCATGGCGTTGCTCCGAAAGATACTGGCCGTGGTGCTGGGGATTATCGCCGGCAGCGCGTTCAATATGGCGATCGTGACGCTGTCTCACGTGGCGTTCCCGTTGCCCAAGGGCGTGGACCCGAACGATATGGAAGCATTCCAGGCTCATGTGGCAGCCCATGGCCTGCCGCTGGGCGCCTTGCTGATGGTGCTGCTCGCTCATGCAGGCGGTAGCCTGGCCAGTGGCTTTGTCTGCGGGCTGGTCGCTGGTAGGCCCTGGTACGCGGCCGCCGTGGGGCTGGGGATTCTATGGCTGTGCGGCGGCGTCGCCATGCTGCTGGTGCTGCCGGCGCCGCTCTGGTTCGCCGTCGCCGACGTCGTGCTGTACGTGCCGGCGGCCCTTCTGGGAGTTTTTCTGGGCGGCGCTGTGACGGAATCGAAACCACCGAAACCGGCGTAATACGATCCCGCTTTTGCGTCAGCAACCGATCGTTGCTGACGGGGAAAACCGCACCGGCGTGCTATTCGCCGACGCAGACCAGGTGGTCTTTGGTGCGGATATAAACGTGAGCGTCGTCAAAAGCCAGGCTGCTCTTGAACTCGGCGTCGAGTTCGTTCTGCGCGATTTCCAGATACTCGCGCCCCGGGGCAATCACCAGCGTAGAGCCGCGATTGTTGCTGACGTAAAGTCGATCGCCGCCCAGGCTCAGGCTGGGATCAACGCGGCCGCCGGCAAAGGGCAGTCGCTTGCGATAGACCCGGTCGCCCGACACGGCGTCGCTCACTTCCAGCAGTCCCTGTTCGTTGACGCAGTACAACAGGCCGTCGTAAAGCAGCGGCGAAGCCAGGTAGTCGGCCCGCGTGGCGGAAGCCTCCCAGAGCACCGCGTTGTCGGCCGTTTTCTCGTCGATCGCGGCCGCCAGATCAATCGCCTTTACCGCACCTTCCACCTGGGCGTAGATCGTCTCGCCATT is part of the Lignipirellula cremea genome and encodes:
- a CDS encoding DUF1552 domain-containing protein, with product MTNQLHRRSLLRAAGVAIALPLLESLPVKESKAADAVAGTPEKPRRRIVAINVGLGLHAPNLTPQQAGRNYELSPYLQEIAEFRDQFTVLSGVSHPEVGGGHSSYKSYLTCAPHPNSAGFRNTISLDQFAAAELGSETRFASLSLSSSGPGLSWSRSGVEIPTITRPSQVFKKLFVAGKADEQARQMQALRDGQSVLDAVMDKTRQLGAKLSGRDREKLAQYYESVREAERRLSRAEAWEHKPKPVVDVKPPVDEPDNKKMLEQTRLMYDVMHLALDTDSTRFMTYNIAGMNAVPVIPGVDSDYHNLSHHGKDPAKIEQLTIVERSLFAELGRFLKKLKESEETAGTLLDETMVMFGSNLGNASSHDTSNMPILLAGGGFQHGQHLAFDHDNNYPLPNLFINMLQRLGLETDAFGTATGTMRDFA